Proteins encoded within one genomic window of Amycolatopsis sp. 2-15:
- a CDS encoding nitroreductase family deazaflavin-dependent oxidoreductase yields MPVTDRPPTGLLRRLLRAPIPLYRWGFGRIFGYRLLYLAHRGRVSGDRREVVVEVVRHRRELPELTVVAAWGGVPQWYRNLEVAKPIEVRCGGYRWREPARRLLETRELDGILREYRGLHPRAWAKIGPRLGFPADPGDPLWTQAVERVHGVAFTPDRAGLE; encoded by the coding sequence ATGCCCGTGACCGACCGTCCGCCGACGGGGCTGCTGCGGCGGCTGCTGCGAGCGCCGATCCCCTTGTACCGCTGGGGGTTCGGGCGGATCTTCGGGTACCGGCTGCTCTACCTCGCGCACCGGGGCCGCGTGTCCGGTGACCGCCGCGAGGTCGTGGTCGAGGTCGTGCGGCACCGGCGCGAGTTGCCGGAGCTGACGGTCGTCGCGGCATGGGGTGGGGTGCCGCAGTGGTACCGGAACCTCGAGGTGGCGAAGCCGATCGAGGTGCGGTGCGGAGGCTACCGGTGGCGGGAGCCCGCGCGGAGGCTCCTCGAAACCCGCGAGCTCGACGGGATACTGCGGGAGTACCGCGGTCTGCACCCCCGCGCGTGGGCGAAGATCGGGCCGAGGCTCGGGTTCCCGGCGGACCCCGGCGATCCACTTTGGACGCAGGCGGTGGAGCGGGTGCACGGCGTGGCGTTCACACCGGACCGCGCGGGCCTCGAATGA
- a CDS encoding IclR family transcriptional regulator — protein sequence MANDSLTSVHRALKVLTALGSRPLGVQAVADEIGTEKTQVSRTLKALSEEGFVERDPRTLEYALGWRVFALAAAGTDNRLRHNAAKVLRGLTRDLGEAAYLTVREGASALTVLSEVSGRGIQAREWVGRTSPLNCTSSGRALLLGLDADEVAEILSGPLPGIGKAPRTVGAVLKRLRQEHRAGYVVSAEEYEVGLTAVAAPVLGFQGAPIAAVNVSLPSFRLTPDGLTHVIAAVAAAAASLSSGSRGLSGT from the coding sequence ATGGCCAACGACAGTCTCACCAGCGTCCACCGGGCCCTGAAAGTGCTCACCGCGCTGGGCTCGAGGCCTCTCGGCGTGCAAGCCGTCGCCGACGAGATCGGTACGGAGAAGACGCAGGTCTCCCGCACGTTGAAGGCGCTGTCGGAGGAGGGTTTCGTCGAGCGCGACCCGCGGACCCTCGAATACGCCCTGGGCTGGCGCGTCTTCGCCCTCGCCGCCGCCGGCACCGACAACCGCCTGCGGCACAACGCCGCGAAGGTGCTGCGCGGCCTCACTCGCGACCTGGGCGAAGCGGCGTATCTCACAGTGCGCGAGGGTGCTTCGGCCCTGACGGTGCTCAGCGAGGTGTCCGGGCGTGGCATCCAGGCCCGCGAGTGGGTCGGGCGAACCAGCCCGCTGAACTGCACGTCGAGCGGCCGCGCTCTCCTGCTGGGCCTGGACGCCGATGAGGTCGCGGAGATCCTTTCGGGCCCGCTGCCGGGCATCGGCAAAGCGCCGCGCACCGTGGGCGCCGTCCTGAAGCGGCTGCGTCAGGAACATCGAGCCGGCTACGTCGTGTCCGCCGAGGAGTACGAGGTCGGCCTTACCGCCGTCGCCGCCCCGGTCCTCGGCTTCCAGGGCGCCCCCATCGCCGCGGTGAACGTCTCGCTTCCGTCCTTCCGCCTGACGCCGGACGGTCTGACGCACGTGATCGCGGCCGTCGCCGCCGCGGCGGCGAGCTTGTCGAGCGGTAGCCGGGGCCTTTCGGGCACCTAG
- the asnB gene encoding asparagine synthase (glutamine-hydrolyzing) → MCGIVAWFSSSPGPELPETGREMLNRIVHRGPDESGQAPVGDKTWLGHNRLSIVGLADGAQPLAGPRGWAMVCNGEIYNDAQLRKSLRQYRFGTGSDNESALALLAEHGPQALDRLQGMWALCAATPDGRFVAARDRLGIKPLYWAETDGTVLFASEMRAFPIEVQPLVAAFPPGCWWTPEDGLVRFAEAVTPAEVDARDTERRTREVLVDSVLRHLMADVEVGVFLSGGLDSSVVAAVAAQEYARRGARLKTFSVGTEDSPDLAAAREVARFLGTDHHEAVFDTAQAIDVVDDVVASVESFDAGLIRSAVPNWFLAELASRHVKAVLTGEGADELFAGYGYYHEQHPAPGALRRELVRTVGLLHGLNLQRCDRVTMAHGLEARVPFLDTAVVTHAMSLPDEVKVLGPDGVEKSHLRRAFTGWLPGSILWRRKLEFGSGSGAEDLLTPYWERRVSDADLSANRDAQVRSKEELSYYRAFRRALPRIRPRSVLTRFAVA, encoded by the coding sequence ATGTGCGGAATCGTCGCGTGGTTTTCCTCCTCCCCCGGCCCGGAACTCCCCGAAACAGGGCGGGAAATGCTGAACCGGATCGTCCACCGTGGACCGGACGAAAGCGGCCAGGCACCGGTCGGCGACAAGACCTGGTTGGGGCACAACCGGTTGTCGATCGTCGGCCTGGCGGACGGGGCCCAGCCGCTGGCCGGGCCGCGCGGCTGGGCGATGGTGTGCAACGGCGAGATCTACAACGACGCCCAGCTACGGAAAAGCCTGCGCCAGTACCGGTTCGGCACGGGGTCGGACAACGAATCGGCACTCGCCCTCCTCGCGGAGCACGGCCCCCAGGCGCTCGACCGGTTGCAGGGCATGTGGGCGCTGTGCGCCGCGACACCCGACGGCCGGTTCGTCGCCGCCCGCGATCGGCTCGGCATCAAACCGCTGTACTGGGCCGAAACGGACGGCACCGTGCTGTTCGCCTCGGAGATGCGCGCCTTCCCGATCGAGGTCCAGCCCCTTGTGGCGGCGTTCCCCCCGGGCTGCTGGTGGACGCCGGAAGACGGCCTGGTCCGGTTCGCCGAAGCCGTGACCCCGGCCGAGGTGGACGCGCGGGACACGGAACGGCGGACCCGCGAAGTCCTCGTCGACTCCGTCCTGCGCCACCTCATGGCCGACGTCGAGGTCGGGGTCTTCCTCTCCGGCGGTCTCGACTCGAGCGTCGTCGCCGCCGTCGCCGCGCAGGAGTACGCGCGCCGCGGCGCGCGGCTGAAGACGTTCTCGGTCGGCACCGAGGACTCCCCCGACCTCGCGGCCGCGCGCGAGGTCGCGCGGTTCCTCGGCACCGACCACCACGAGGCCGTCTTCGACACGGCCCAGGCCATCGACGTGGTGGACGACGTGGTCGCCTCCGTCGAATCGTTCGACGCGGGGCTGATCCGCAGCGCCGTGCCGAACTGGTTCCTCGCCGAGCTGGCGTCGCGCCACGTGAAAGCGGTGCTGACCGGCGAAGGCGCCGACGAGCTCTTCGCCGGCTACGGCTATTACCACGAGCAGCACCCCGCGCCGGGCGCGTTGCGGCGGGAGCTGGTGCGTACCGTGGGCCTGCTGCACGGCCTCAACCTGCAGCGGTGCGATCGCGTGACGATGGCCCACGGCCTCGAGGCCCGCGTGCCGTTCCTCGACACCGCCGTGGTCACCCACGCGATGTCACTCCCGGACGAGGTGAAGGTGCTCGGCCCGGACGGCGTCGAGAAGAGCCACCTGCGCCGCGCTTTCACCGGCTGGCTGCCCGGCTCGATCCTGTGGCGCCGGAAGCTGGAGTTCGGCAGCGGCAGCGGCGCCGAGGACTTGCTGACTCCGTACTGGGAACGCCGCGTGAGCGACGCCGACCTCTCCGCGAACCGCGACGCGCAGGTGCGGTCCAAAGAGGAACTCTCGTACTACCGCGCGTTCCGGCGTGCGCTGCCGCGGATCCGGCCGCGTTCCGTCCTCACGCGCTTCGCCGTGGCCTAG
- a CDS encoding cupin domain-containing protein, which translates to MTFHAATDADVHSDHWEIHAAADELVCCLTGGFRLYLRDDDTPATLTPGTAAIVPCGRWHRLELDAPSDLLSVTVPRGTRIEPRAA; encoded by the coding sequence ATGACCTTCCACGCCGCCACCGACGCCGACGTCCACTCCGACCACTGGGAAATCCACGCCGCCGCCGACGAGCTCGTCTGCTGCCTCACCGGCGGCTTCCGCCTGTACCTCCGCGACGACGACACCCCGGCCACACTCACCCCGGGAACCGCGGCGATCGTCCCGTGTGGACGGTGGCACCGCCTCGAGCTCGACGCCCCCAGTGACCTCCTGTCGGTCACGGTCCCGCGCGGGACGCGGATCGAACCGCGCGCGGCCTAG
- a CDS encoding alpha/beta hydrolase: MNPELEAFLPLFPPADLDDPVTAREKLAGLSASAPPPDTSGLTIEDHTVDGGVPVRVYRPRQAHGAVIWLHGGGFVMGDLDTEHPWAARVADGAGAVVISVGYRRAPEHPFPAAVDDAYAALTWAAKNATELGLDPARIAVGGHSAGAGIAAALALRARDEHGPTIRFQLLNQPELDDRQDTWSARTFTDTPWMTRDKLAATWRHYLGDTPGTPYAAPARAADLSGLPPAYVATAEFDPLRDEGITYALRLLQSGVSAELHQWPGTFHGSQAILSAEVSQRQIAELAAALRRGLAD, translated from the coding sequence ATGAACCCGGAACTCGAAGCCTTCCTCCCGCTGTTCCCGCCCGCCGACCTGGACGATCCGGTCACCGCCCGCGAGAAGCTCGCCGGCCTGTCCGCCTCCGCGCCGCCGCCCGACACCTCGGGCCTCACGATCGAGGACCACACCGTCGACGGCGGCGTCCCCGTGCGCGTGTACCGGCCGCGGCAGGCCCACGGCGCGGTCATCTGGCTGCACGGCGGCGGCTTCGTCATGGGCGACCTCGACACGGAGCACCCGTGGGCCGCGCGCGTCGCCGACGGCGCCGGCGCCGTGGTGATCTCCGTCGGCTACCGGCGGGCTCCGGAACACCCCTTCCCGGCCGCCGTGGACGACGCGTACGCGGCGCTGACCTGGGCCGCGAAGAACGCGACGGAGCTCGGCCTCGACCCGGCCCGCATCGCCGTCGGCGGACACAGCGCGGGCGCCGGGATCGCCGCCGCCCTCGCGCTGCGGGCCCGCGACGAGCACGGGCCGACGATCCGCTTCCAGCTGCTCAACCAGCCCGAGCTCGACGACCGCCAGGACACCTGGTCGGCGCGCACCTTCACCGACACGCCGTGGATGACACGCGACAAACTCGCCGCGACCTGGCGCCACTACCTCGGCGACACTCCCGGCACGCCCTACGCCGCCCCCGCGCGGGCGGCCGACCTCTCGGGCCTGCCGCCCGCCTACGTCGCCACCGCCGAGTTCGACCCGCTTCGCGACGAGGGCATCACGTACGCGCTGCGCCTGCTGCAATCGGGCGTGTCCGCCGAGCTGCACCAGTGGCCCGGCACCTTCCACGGCTCGCAGGCGATCCTGTCCGCCGAGGTGTCGCAGCGCCAGATCGCCGAACTCGCCGCCGCCCTCCGTCGCGGCCTCGCCGACTGA
- a CDS encoding PucR family transcriptional regulator: protein MEALVVRLSQLDSEAEGAIRVVMFYDTLIRRRVDLAALARASAGLAECVAGIRLDGTGQTFRVAPDGPAPSAGRASTTVAITLDDEQIGAVWLERPSPLPLDRLLLDRLAIAAAAVVERYGPARTTMADPALVELAISPGTDDAARARALRLLGFATEAPVRVVAVRSPLPLDQLGALVCPARPVKAAPLGEVGVLLLTAVDASRFPPDVRAGIGSPGPLPRSWLSARTALRFTTSRQPVVDYRSLGALALLAHVPGDAARDNTDVAALAGLGADDHRVRAFFQRSRRDHPREGARSDRVGTVGWPCSPTPGRIP, encoded by the coding sequence ATGGAGGCGTTGGTCGTCCGGCTGTCGCAGCTGGATTCGGAGGCCGAGGGCGCGATCCGCGTCGTGATGTTCTACGACACGCTGATCCGCCGGCGCGTCGACCTGGCCGCGCTGGCCCGGGCGTCGGCGGGCCTGGCCGAGTGCGTGGCCGGCATCCGGCTCGACGGCACCGGGCAGACGTTCCGCGTCGCCCCGGACGGCCCCGCGCCCTCCGCCGGCCGCGCGTCGACCACGGTCGCGATCACCCTGGACGACGAGCAGATCGGCGCGGTCTGGCTGGAACGCCCGTCGCCGCTCCCCCTCGACCGGCTGCTGCTGGACCGCCTGGCCATCGCCGCGGCCGCCGTCGTCGAACGCTACGGCCCCGCCCGCACCACCATGGCCGACCCGGCCCTCGTCGAGCTCGCCATCAGCCCCGGCACCGACGACGCCGCCCGCGCGCGGGCCCTGCGCCTGCTCGGCTTCGCGACGGAGGCCCCGGTGCGCGTCGTCGCCGTGCGCTCGCCGCTGCCGCTCGACCAGCTCGGCGCGCTGGTGTGCCCCGCGCGCCCGGTGAAGGCGGCTCCGCTGGGCGAGGTGGGCGTCCTGCTGCTCACCGCCGTCGACGCTTCGCGCTTCCCGCCGGACGTGCGGGCGGGGATCGGGTCTCCGGGGCCGTTGCCGCGCTCGTGGCTGTCCGCGCGGACAGCGCTGCGCTTCACGACCTCACGCCAGCCCGTCGTGGACTACCGCTCGCTGGGCGCGCTGGCCCTGCTCGCGCACGTGCCCGGCGATGCCGCCCGCGACAACACCGACGTGGCCGCCCTGGCCGGCTTGGGCGCCGACGACCACCGAGTTCGCGCGTTCTTCCAGCGTTCACGCCGCGATCATCCGAGGGAGGGCGCGCGTTCGGACCGGGTCGGAACTGTCGGGTGGCCCTGTTCCCCGACCCCAGGACGGATTCCGTGA
- a CDS encoding lamin tail domain-containing protein yields the protein MTDSRVRRWHRSLRRPLVAVAGPVLVLGALTAPAASAAPADDVRINEVVTTGDVNDSIELYNKGTATADLSGWILKDDDNGSNFKIPSGTTLAPGAFRAFDVHDEFGLGSEDEARLYLANGSTLVDSFSWDDHSDPSWSRCPDGTGSFRQASALTLGGPNACGGSGQGTSPVAWPGSGSVSTADASNVFGEDLSSLYQEGGELWAAQNSGKLWRLVSNGSGGWKPDTASGWSSGKKLHFPNGSGTPDDEGVTVTGSGSSAGVFVATERDDDKSGTSRLSVLRYDVSGSATTLNAAKEWNLTSDLPSVDSNSGFEGVTWVPDASLTAAGFKDSATGAAYSPSRYGSHTGGVFFVGVEGTGMIYGYVLQDSGTFTRVASFSSGMDGVMELQWEPQASRLWAVCDDTCDGQHRTFQVSSGSFTTAAVYNRPSGMSNYNNEGFSVGPASECSGGSKPVYWSDDSNDGGHALRKGSISC from the coding sequence GTGACCGATTCACGCGTTCGCCGGTGGCACCGCAGCCTCCGTCGTCCCCTCGTCGCCGTCGCCGGACCCGTGCTGGTCCTCGGTGCGCTCACCGCGCCCGCGGCCAGTGCGGCACCCGCCGACGACGTCCGGATCAACGAGGTGGTGACGACCGGCGACGTCAACGACTCGATCGAGCTCTACAACAAGGGCACCGCGACCGCCGACCTCTCGGGGTGGATCCTCAAGGACGACGACAACGGCTCGAATTTCAAGATCCCGTCCGGCACCACACTGGCGCCGGGCGCGTTCCGCGCGTTCGACGTGCACGACGAGTTCGGCCTCGGCTCCGAGGACGAGGCGCGCCTGTACCTCGCCAACGGCAGCACCCTCGTCGACAGCTTCAGCTGGGACGACCACTCCGACCCGTCGTGGTCGCGCTGCCCCGACGGCACGGGCTCGTTCCGCCAGGCGTCCGCGCTGACGCTGGGCGGGCCCAACGCGTGTGGCGGCTCGGGCCAGGGCACGTCGCCGGTCGCGTGGCCGGGCAGCGGTTCGGTGTCGACGGCCGACGCGTCGAACGTCTTCGGCGAGGACCTTTCCAGCCTGTACCAAGAGGGCGGCGAGCTGTGGGCGGCCCAGAACTCCGGGAAGCTGTGGCGCCTGGTGTCCAACGGTTCCGGCGGGTGGAAGCCGGACACCGCGTCCGGCTGGTCCTCGGGCAAGAAGCTGCACTTCCCCAACGGCTCGGGCACGCCCGACGACGAGGGCGTCACGGTCACCGGCTCCGGCTCCTCGGCCGGCGTCTTCGTGGCCACCGAGCGCGACGACGACAAGTCCGGCACCAGCCGGCTTTCCGTGCTGCGCTACGACGTCAGCGGCTCGGCGACCACGCTGAACGCGGCCAAGGAGTGGAACCTGACGTCGGACCTGCCGTCCGTCGACTCCAACTCGGGCTTCGAGGGCGTCACCTGGGTGCCGGACGCGTCGCTGACCGCGGCGGGCTTCAAGGACTCCGCCACGGGCGCGGCCTACTCCCCCAGCCGCTACGGCTCGCACACCGGCGGCGTGTTCTTCGTCGGCGTCGAGGGCACGGGCATGATCTACGGCTACGTGCTGCAGGACTCCGGCACGTTCACCCGCGTCGCCTCCTTCAGCAGCGGCATGGACGGCGTGATGGAGCTCCAGTGGGAACCACAGGCCTCCCGCCTGTGGGCCGTCTGCGACGACACGTGCGACGGGCAGCACCGCACCTTCCAGGTGTCGTCGGGCTCCTTCACGACGGCCGCGGTGTACAACCGCCCGAGCGGGATGTCGAACTACAACAACGAGGGCTTCTCCGTCGGCCCCGCGAGCGAATGCTCGGGCGGCTCGAAGCCGGTCTACTGGTCCGACGACAGCAACGACGGCGGGCACGCGTTGAGGAAGGGCAGCATCAGCTGCTGA
- a CDS encoding class I SAM-dependent methyltransferase has product MTDSAWLRAQWDKYAPHYDRSIGFLERVQFAGGREWVCAQAGGDVLEVAIGTGLNLGRYPPGARVTGLDLSPAMLEVAKRRADGLGRPVTLREGDAEALPFPDASFDTVVCTLGLCGFPDDRAALAEMHRVLRPGGALLLLDHIGSHHRSLRCAQRLLERVTLRQIGDHQTRRPLPLVIAAGFEITRAERLKFGTVERLAARKPA; this is encoded by the coding sequence CTCAATGGGACAAATACGCCCCGCACTACGACCGCAGCATCGGCTTCCTCGAACGCGTCCAGTTCGCCGGCGGCCGTGAATGGGTCTGCGCGCAGGCGGGCGGAGACGTGCTGGAAGTGGCCATCGGCACCGGGCTCAACCTCGGCCGCTACCCGCCCGGTGCCCGCGTGACCGGCCTCGACCTCAGCCCCGCCATGCTGGAGGTGGCGAAGCGCCGCGCCGACGGCCTCGGCCGGCCCGTGACGCTGCGCGAGGGAGACGCCGAAGCCCTCCCGTTCCCCGACGCGAGCTTCGATACCGTCGTCTGCACGCTCGGCCTGTGCGGCTTTCCCGACGACCGCGCCGCCCTCGCCGAGATGCACAGGGTCCTGCGTCCGGGTGGCGCGCTGTTGCTGCTCGACCACATCGGCAGCCACCACCGCTCGCTGCGCTGTGCCCAGCGCCTCCTGGAGCGCGTCACCCTCCGTCAGATCGGCGACCACCAGACCCGCAGGCCCCTGCCGCTCGTCATCGCGGCGGGTTTCGAAATCACGCGGGCGGAGCGGCTCAAATTCGGGACCGTGGAACGGCTCGCGGCCCGGAAGCCGGCCTGA